The stretch of DNA CCGATGTGATGTGCAACCGAATGATTAAGTTTGGGGCTTTCAACGAGAAGCGTGGACATGCCTACGACTTGATTGCCACCGGCCATTATGCGCAAACGGAATGGATCGATGGACGGAAATGGCTCGTCACCAGTCCCGATCCCGTGAAAGATCAGACCGACTTTCTGGCTCAGCTTCATCCCTATCAGCTGCAGAAAGCCCTCTTCCCCATCGGACATTATCAAAAGGAAGAGGTGCGGCAAATTGCCCAACGGGAACATCTCATCAATGCTCGCCGCAAGGATAGTCAAGGGATTTGTTTCCTCGGAAAAATCAAATATAATGATTACATTCGGCGTTACTTGGGCGAAAATCCCGGCGAGGTGCTCGAGTTTGAAACCGGACGGAAGATTGGAATGCACCGTGGACTGTGGTTTCACACCATCGGTCAGCGTCACGGATTGGGTTTTGGCGGTGGTCCTTGGTATGCCGTGAAGAAGGATGTGGCGCAGAATCGGCTCTATGTGAGCAAGGGATTCGAACCACAAACAGCCTATAAAAAAGATTTCCCTATACACGATCTGCACTTGCTCACGGCTCCTCTTGAAAGCCTGGAGGTGACGTTCAAGATTCGTCATACGCCTGAATACCATCGCGCCACGCTCGAACCTCTGGCTCAAGGCGCATATCTTGTGCATGCCGAGGCTCCGATTCAGGGCGTGGCTCCCGGTCAGTTTTGCGTGATCTATGACCGTGAGCACCACCGCTGCTATGGCTCGGCAGAGATTACAATAGGAGATGGAGAAAGATAAACAGATCTGTTGCGACGCCATTCTCATCAAAAAGTATATACCTTTTTTTAAGACCTATATACCTTTCATGAAAATGTATATCCCTTTTGGGCAAAGGGGATATACATTTTTTCAAAACGCAAGAAGCGCAAGGAGGTTTTACCTATATCACTTCGTTCACCGGTATGTCGTATTGGTCTGATGGGACGTAGTCTACCTTTTGAAAATCGAAGCAAATTCCGATTTTATAGGCCTTCGGAACTTGCTGT from Prevotella sp. oral taxon 475 encodes:
- the mnmA gene encoding tRNA 2-thiouridine(34) synthase MnmA, with translation MNVNEIKDQKIAVLLSGGVDSSVVVYELAQLGLQPDCFYIKIGPEEDEEWDCSSEEDLEMASAVAARFGCGLEVVDCHEAYWQQVTRYTMEKVKAGFTPNPDVMCNRMIKFGAFNEKRGHAYDLIATGHYAQTEWIDGRKWLVTSPDPVKDQTDFLAQLHPYQLQKALFPIGHYQKEEVRQIAQREHLINARRKDSQGICFLGKIKYNDYIRRYLGENPGEVLEFETGRKIGMHRGLWFHTIGQRHGLGFGGGPWYAVKKDVAQNRLYVSKGFEPQTAYKKDFPIHDLHLLTAPLESLEVTFKIRHTPEYHRATLEPLAQGAYLVHAEAPIQGVAPGQFCVIYDREHHRCYGSAEITIGDGER